Proteins from a genomic interval of Clostridium scatologenes:
- a CDS encoding ATP-binding protein: MKNFKLVIHRVTFLIMLLIVSLVLLGAFINKNKEELNKRPVAKSGVLDLRDWNFKKQGIVKLDGQWEFYYKQLLTPRDFEEKHKTVKTGLIDIPGSFKNYKFGNEKLDSQGYATYRLKVIVNDSEDLYAIKTQFIQASHKLWVNDKVVIQCGEVGKTKNETDGKLATRLGSFYNNTNEFEIVLQSSNFQYGVPEIDSILLGSESQISEERAKKVGFDLFLFGITLAAAAYNFILFMRRKKDKAPLYFSVVCVLICLRTVLVGERLIYWVFPNMNYVINVKLLLWTFFLYIPVLILFMSNFYSELINEKIVKFSKILGIAYFFLILILPPVYYINLILPVEVISDFMILYIVSKMLYGYFVKKSNNAIVIISMIIFLGTRINDILYEYSIIDTGSYAPIGILIFIFAQSYVASDKFSMAFSKIEEMTEKLKLVDKMKDDFFATTSHELKAPLDGIVGLSKSLIDCNSKHLGNDERETLTLIKNSANRLSNLVNDILDFSKIKSNDINLIMKPVDIRQLINMVTKSFKSFMSNKSVEILNRVEEGVSYVYGDENRIQQILYNLIGNAVKFTNEGQIEISAIEKGEYVFISIKDTGIGIDESDIYKIFQPYNQVDGINNQYNGSGLGLYVTKKLVQLHGGELEVKSILGEGSEFTFNLSKLSMNIEKADSIDELENYYCNEKYNKKLEQCKSNGKILIVDDEAVNIKVMVNFLSNEKYTIITATSGKEALNIAYNDKNIDMVILDVMLPDMIGWEVCSILREKYSLLDLPILIATWDNRTESLVLSFKNGANDYLRKPFEKSELLARVKTLIDLKHLAGEVTSLQGKVQSTTKQVEELNEDFEENKKMLSQIIKNDKLKTEFFTNISHELRTPLNVIWSTIQLIQSINEKNLTTEYDIDKYLNIMSQNTLRLLRLINNLIDTTKIEGGYLSLRLANGNIINVIEEVTLSAASYIQSQGIELIFDTEVEEKYMAFDGDKIERIMLNLLSNAIKFTEEGGSIFVNIYDLQDKVKISVKDTGIGIPEDKLDSIFDRFIQVDTSLSKKPEGSGIGLALVKSLVKMQKGKIYVKSTLGYGSEFIVELPSVTVKENEELDQDIKSKNFSRFIDKAKIEFSDIYYE; encoded by the coding sequence ATGAAAAATTTTAAATTAGTTATTCATAGGGTAACTTTTTTGATTATGTTATTGATTGTAAGTTTAGTTCTTTTAGGGGCTTTTATTAACAAAAATAAAGAAGAGCTAAATAAAAGGCCTGTAGCTAAATCTGGTGTATTAGATTTAAGAGATTGGAATTTTAAAAAGCAAGGAATAGTTAAACTGGATGGACAGTGGGAATTTTATTATAAACAATTGTTGACACCTAGGGATTTTGAAGAAAAACATAAGACTGTAAAAACAGGATTAATTGACATTCCAGGCAGCTTTAAAAATTATAAATTTGGAAATGAAAAACTAGATTCTCAAGGATATGCAACTTATAGATTAAAAGTAATTGTCAATGATTCAGAAGATTTATATGCTATTAAAACTCAGTTTATTCAAGCATCTCATAAGCTTTGGGTAAATGATAAGGTGGTTATCCAGTGTGGAGAAGTAGGAAAGACTAAAAATGAAACTGATGGAAAACTTGCTACAAGACTAGGTTCGTTTTACAATAATACAAATGAGTTTGAAATAGTACTTCAAAGTAGTAATTTTCAATATGGTGTGCCAGAAATTGATAGTATATTACTTGGCAGTGAGTCCCAAATTAGTGAAGAGAGAGCTAAAAAAGTAGGATTTGATTTATTTCTATTTGGAATTACTTTAGCAGCAGCTGCATATAACTTTATCTTATTTATGAGAAGAAAAAAAGACAAAGCTCCTTTATATTTTTCTGTGGTTTGTGTTTTAATTTGTTTAAGAACTGTATTGGTAGGAGAAAGACTAATTTATTGGGTATTTCCTAACATGAACTATGTTATTAATGTGAAATTGCTCTTATGGACTTTCTTTTTATATATACCAGTACTTATATTATTTATGAGTAATTTTTATAGTGAACTTATAAATGAAAAGATAGTTAAATTTTCAAAGATTTTAGGTATAGCTTATTTTTTCCTTATATTAATATTACCTCCAGTATATTATATTAACTTAATATTACCTGTTGAAGTAATATCAGATTTTATGATTCTATATATTGTAAGTAAAATGCTTTATGGGTATTTTGTAAAAAAATCTAATAATGCAATTGTTATTATATCTATGATTATATTTTTAGGAACAAGAATAAACGATATTTTATATGAATATTCCATAATTGATACAGGGTCTTATGCTCCAATAGGAATTCTTATTTTTATTTTTGCTCAGTCATATGTGGCCTCTGATAAATTTTCCATGGCTTTTTCAAAGATAGAGGAAATGACGGAGAAGCTTAAGTTAGTTGACAAAATGAAAGATGATTTTTTTGCTACTACATCTCATGAATTGAAGGCACCTCTAGATGGAATCGTTGGGCTTTCTAAAAGTCTTATAGATTGTAATTCAAAGCATTTGGGGAATGATGAAAGAGAAACATTGACTTTAATTAAAAATAGTGCTAATAGGTTATCAAATCTGGTAAATGATATATTGGATTTTTCAAAGATAAAAAGTAATGATATAAATTTGATAATGAAACCTGTAGATATAAGACAGCTTATAAATATGGTTACAAAATCTTTTAAGTCATTTATGAGCAATAAATCAGTTGAAATATTAAATAGAGTTGAAGAAGGTGTTTCTTATGTTTACGGAGATGAAAATAGAATTCAACAAATTTTATATAATCTAATAGGAAATGCAGTAAAATTTACAAATGAAGGACAAATAGAAATCTCTGCTATTGAAAAAGGTGAATATGTTTTTATTAGTATTAAAGATACAGGTATAGGAATAGATGAAAGTGATATTTATAAAATTTTTCAACCTTACAATCAAGTTGATGGAATAAACAATCAATATAATGGTTCTGGATTGGGATTGTATGTAACTAAAAAATTAGTTCAACTTCATGGTGGTGAATTAGAAGTAAAATCCATATTAGGAGAGGGATCTGAATTCACTTTTAATCTATCTAAACTATCCATGAATATTGAAAAAGCTGATTCTATAGATGAATTAGAAAATTATTATTGCAATGAAAAGTATAATAAAAAATTAGAACAATGTAAAAGTAATGGTAAAATTCTTATTGTAGATGATGAGGCTGTAAACATAAAAGTAATGGTTAATTTTTTATCAAATGAAAAATATACGATTATTACTGCCACAAGCGGAAAGGAAGCATTGAATATAGCTTATAATGATAAAAATATCGATATGGTTATCTTGGATGTGATGCTGCCAGATATGATAGGGTGGGAAGTATGCAGCATATTAAGAGAAAAATATTCTTTACTTGATTTACCTATTTTAATTGCAACTTGGGATAATCGAACAGAAAGTTTAGTACTATCTTTTAAAAATGGAGCTAATGATTATTTAAGAAAGCCTTTTGAAAAATCTGAACTATTAGCTAGAGTGAAAACTCTTATAGATTTGAAGCATTTGGCAGGAGAGGTAACTAGTCTTCAAGGTAAAGTACAAAGCACTACAAAACAGGTTGAAGAGTTAAATGAGGATTTTGAAGAAAATAAAAAAATGCTTTCTCAAATAATAAAGAATGATAAGCTTAAAACAGAATTTTTTACAAATATATCCCATGAGCTAAGAACTCCATTAAATGTTATATGGAGTACTATACAGTTAATTCAGTCTATAAACGAAAAGAATTTAACGACAGAATATGATATAGACAAATACCTGAATATTATGAGCCAGAATACTTTAAGACTTTTAAGATTAATAAATAATTTAATTGATACTACAAAAATAGAGGGAGGATATTTGTCTTTAAGACTTGCTAATGGAAACATAATAAATGTAATAGAAGAAGTAACTTTATCTGCTGCAAGTTATATTCAATCACAAGGTATAGAATTAATTTTTGATACAGAGGTTGAAGAAAAGTATATGGCTTTTGATGGAGATAAAATTGAAAGAATCATGCTTAATTTACTTTCAAATGCAATTAAATTTACAGAAGAAGGTGGGAGTATATTTGTAAATATTTATGATTTGCAAGATAAAGTTAAGATTTCAGTTAAGGATACAGGTATAGGTATTCCGGAAGATAAGTTAGATAGTATTTTTGATAGGTTTATACAGGTGGATACATCTTTATCAAAAAAGCCAGAAGGTAGTGGAATAGGTTTAGCTTTAGTAAAATCATTAGTTAAAATGCAAAAAGGAAAGATATATGTCAAAAGTACCTTGGGTTATGGAAGTGAGTTTATTGTTGAATTACCATCAGTAACTGTAAAAGAAAATGAAGAATTGGATCAAGATATTAAATCTAAAAACTTTTCTAGATTTATAGATAAGGCTAAAATAGAATTTTCGGATATATACTATGAGTAA